Proteins co-encoded in one Xiphophorus couchianus chromosome 3, X_couchianus-1.0, whole genome shotgun sequence genomic window:
- the nat14 gene encoding putative N-acetyltransferase 14 codes for MVRLELDQVVMRRMKEDDIEVVKALVKEGCEGTENRLILHILTRPLCLFILAVFSSILRCLVHSFILALAIPVFLLIVFLKITMPRSTGVLGSSRPYWDYVGSSYRGQQDETLQNPYCRISGKTPGTKKQRRRLGCKDKDKETSSEKITAEREQAAGQVWVADCEGDIVGCVFRESETRPSVRRICRLVTGCWYRREGLGRLLVQSLELKERESGARRVYAHIPYPSKVGEAFFRKVGYRQPGEADEEDDDEMKNETPERGFMGYPLTKVFYKDL; via the exons ATGGTGAGGCTGGAGTTGGACCAGGTGGTaatgaggaggatgaaggagGACGACATTGAAGTAGTGAAAGCCCTTGTTAAG GAAGGCTGCGAGGGCACTGAGAACCGTCTCATCTTACACATCCTCACACGTCCACTCTGCCTTTTCATCCTGGCTGTTTTCTCCTCGATCCTGCGCTGCCTTGTTCACTCTTTCATCCTGGCCCTCGCTATCCCTGTGTTCCtgctgattgtttttctcaagATCACTATGCCACGGTCAACGGGGGTCCTGGGCAGCAGTCGCCCCTACTGGGACTACGTTGGCAGTAGCTACAGAGGCCAACAGGATGAGACGCTACAGAATCCTTACTGCAGGATCAGTGGGAAAACACCAGGAACAAAAAAG CAACGGCGCAGACTTGGAtgcaaagacaaagacaaggaaacATCATCAGAGAAGATCACTGCAGAGAGAGAGCAAGCAGCAGGTCAGGTGTGGGTGGCAGACTGCGAAGGGGATATCGTGGGCTGCGTCTTCCGTGAGAGCGAGACACGTCCGAGTGTGAGGAGGATCTGCAGGCTTGTGACGGGCTGCTGGTACCGCAGGGAGGGTCTGGGTCGTCTTCTGGTCCAGAGTCTGGAACTGAAGGAGAGGGAGAGCGGCGCACGTAGGGTGTACGCACACATACCCTACCCGTCCAAAGTAGGCGAAGCCTTCTTCAGGAAAGTGGGCTATCGGCAGCCTGGTGAGGCTGATGAAGAAGATGACGATGAGATGAAGAACGAGACCCCAGAGAGAGGTTTTATGGGGTACCCTCTCACTAAGGTGTTCTACAAAGACTTGTGA